One genomic region from Bacillus aquiflavi encodes:
- the purD gene encoding phosphoribosylamine--glycine ligase: protein MKVLVIGRGGREHAICRKVNESKHVEKVYVAPGNPGMGDVAELVSIDEQSQDQLVKFAKDKSIGLVIIGPENPLLDGLADRFHEAGIPVFGPNKKAALIEGSKSFAKQLMVKYNIPTAHYKTFTNYEEAKVYVEEHGAPIVIKADGLAAGKGVTVAFTKEEALQSLAEMMLDEKFGAASSTVVIEEFLSGEEFSLMAFVNGDIVVPMEIAQDHKRAFDGDKGPNTGGMGAYSPVPHIEEDVVQTAIETILKPTAQALIQEGRSFCGILYAGLILTETGPKVIEFNARFGDPETQVVLPRLKSDLVDIMMTLLKGEEPEVIWNEEACLGVVAASKGYPESYKKGAVLKGLNKLQSVDLYHAGTAKNIEGDFITNGGRVLLVCAKAKTLKEARDIVYAELKKIECDEVFYRSDIGYKAIAPVSYKLS from the coding sequence ATGAAAGTATTAGTTATTGGCCGCGGCGGCAGAGAACATGCAATTTGCCGGAAAGTAAACGAAAGTAAACATGTTGAGAAAGTTTATGTTGCTCCGGGAAACCCTGGAATGGGTGATGTTGCAGAGCTTGTATCAATAGATGAGCAATCTCAAGATCAACTCGTAAAGTTTGCGAAAGATAAAAGTATCGGACTTGTCATTATTGGACCTGAAAACCCACTGCTTGATGGCCTTGCCGATCGTTTTCATGAAGCGGGGATTCCAGTATTTGGACCGAACAAGAAAGCGGCGTTAATTGAAGGCAGTAAATCATTTGCTAAACAGTTAATGGTGAAATACAACATTCCGACAGCGCATTATAAGACATTTACAAACTATGAAGAAGCGAAAGTATATGTAGAGGAACATGGTGCACCAATTGTTATTAAAGCTGACGGCCTTGCTGCTGGAAAGGGTGTAACAGTTGCTTTTACAAAAGAAGAAGCGCTGCAAAGTTTAGCGGAAATGATGCTAGATGAAAAATTCGGCGCCGCTTCATCTACTGTTGTGATTGAGGAGTTTTTAAGCGGAGAAGAGTTTTCGTTAATGGCATTTGTAAATGGCGATATCGTTGTTCCGATGGAAATTGCCCAAGATCATAAACGTGCGTTTGATGGAGATAAAGGACCAAATACAGGGGGAATGGGTGCTTATTCACCAGTTCCTCATATTGAAGAAGATGTCGTTCAAACCGCAATTGAAACGATTTTAAAACCGACAGCACAAGCATTAATTCAGGAAGGACGCAGTTTTTGCGGAATACTTTACGCAGGACTTATTTTAACTGAAACGGGTCCGAAAGTCATTGAATTTAATGCGCGTTTTGGCGATCCAGAAACTCAAGTAGTGCTGCCAAGATTAAAATCAGATTTAGTTGATATAATGATGACTTTATTAAAGGGAGAAGAGCCTGAAGTTATTTGGAACGAAGAAGCTTGTCTTGGTGTGGTCGCAGCTTCGAAGGGATATCCAGAATCATATAAAAAAGGCGCTGTTCTAAAAGGACTAAATAAATTACAATCTGTTGATTTATATCATGCAGGAACGGCAAAAAATATTGAAGGCGACTTTATTACGAACGGTGGACGTGTTCTACTCGTATGTGCCAAAGCGAAAACATTAAAAGAAGCCCGCGATATCGTATACGCAGAGCTTAAAAAAATTGAATGTGATGAAGTTTTTTACAGAAGCGATATTGGCTATAAAGCTATCGCGCCCGTTTCTTATAAACTTTCCTAA
- a CDS encoding EYxxD motif small membrane protein, which translates to MLYEYISDMSFVLITLIGSIIALLYVFIRKVYKKRAR; encoded by the coding sequence ATGCTTTATGAATATATTAGCGACATGTCATTTGTCCTTATCACATTAATTGGGAGTATTATTGCCCTTTTATATGTTTTCATTAGGAAAGTTTATAAGAAACGGGCGCGATAG
- a CDS encoding YgaP family membrane protein, with translation MKVRRNIGIINALIRITFGFTILSWCTAKLVKKPWRDSYIVMAIIGGMKIGEGILQYCPLTALFERSQMMQKENDGDDPQLDLEDVPYNPT, from the coding sequence ATGAAAGTGAGACGAAACATTGGAATTATTAACGCTTTAATCCGCATCACATTTGGGTTTACTATTTTATCTTGGTGTACTGCAAAGCTTGTAAAAAAACCTTGGCGTGATTCTTATATTGTAATGGCTATCATCGGGGGAATGAAGATTGGCGAAGGAATTTTACAATATTGTCCGCTTACAGCGTTATTTGAAAGAAGTCAAATGATGCAAAAAGAAAATGATGGCGATGATCCACAATTAGACTTAGAAGATGTACCTTATAACCCGACTTAA
- a CDS encoding adenine deaminase C-terminal domain-containing protein produces the protein MLEQRYRWKNKELRNHVAVIDGKLAPTILLKNATYLNQTFHQWMTAHIWIYEDRIIYVGEKVPDKIGQCEVIDCKDTVLVPGYIEPHSHPFQLYNPHSFARYASKFGTTTLINDNLMLALLLDKKKAFSFLRKMKEIPPAMYWWSRFDSQTELHKEEIIFSNSNVKKWLEHDAVLQGGELTGWPRLLQGDDMMLHWIQEAKRMRKKIEGHFPGASEKTLTKMMLLGTDCDHEAMTGVEVYNRLMQGYTVSLRHSSIRPDLPQLLDDIHSLGIAAYDKFIMTTDGSSSSFYEDGVIDKMIRIAIEKGVPLIDAYNMGTINTARYHQIDHLLGNIATGRIANINFLESKENPTPVSVMASGKWLTKDGKEVGEFPKIDWGRYGFNPLEINWSLTSEDMQFSMPFGLKMENSVIIKPYSVSTDVAVESLDYSHDECFFMLINREGKWRINTLLKGFATKLDGLASSFSNTGDFILIGKNKSAMVNAFNRMKEIGGGIVIAESDKIIHEIPLALKGMMSDSRVETLIKQEKQLMSILKARGYMFADPIYTLLFFSSTHLPYIRATQQGLFDVMNKIILFPSIMR, from the coding sequence TTGTTAGAACAGCGATATCGTTGGAAAAATAAAGAGCTGCGAAACCATGTTGCTGTTATTGATGGCAAGCTGGCGCCAACGATTTTATTAAAAAATGCTACATACTTAAACCAAACTTTTCACCAATGGATGACGGCTCATATTTGGATTTACGAAGACCGGATCATTTATGTCGGTGAAAAGGTTCCCGACAAAATTGGGCAATGTGAGGTGATCGATTGCAAAGATACAGTATTAGTTCCAGGCTATATCGAACCTCATAGTCATCCGTTTCAATTATATAATCCCCATTCATTTGCCCGATATGCATCTAAGTTCGGAACGACGACTCTTATTAACGATAATTTAATGCTCGCTTTATTATTAGATAAAAAGAAAGCGTTTTCTTTTTTAAGAAAAATGAAGGAAATCCCCCCAGCAATGTATTGGTGGAGCAGGTTTGATTCACAGACAGAGCTTCATAAAGAAGAAATTATTTTTTCAAATAGCAACGTTAAAAAGTGGTTAGAGCATGATGCAGTTTTACAAGGTGGAGAGTTGACTGGCTGGCCAAGGCTGTTGCAAGGCGATGATATGATGCTCCATTGGATTCAAGAGGCAAAAAGAATGAGGAAAAAAATTGAAGGGCATTTTCCAGGGGCATCTGAAAAGACATTAACTAAAATGATGCTTCTTGGAACGGATTGTGACCATGAAGCGATGACCGGAGTAGAAGTGTATAATCGCTTAATGCAAGGTTATACTGTATCGCTCCGCCATTCTTCGATTCGTCCAGACTTGCCTCAGTTGCTTGATGATATCCATTCATTAGGCATTGCTGCTTATGATAAATTTATTATGACAACTGATGGATCTTCCTCATCTTTTTATGAGGACGGTGTCATTGACAAAATGATTCGCATTGCAATTGAAAAAGGTGTCCCGCTTATTGACGCTTATAATATGGGGACAATTAACACAGCCCGTTATCATCAGATTGATCATTTACTTGGAAATATTGCAACAGGCAGAATTGCTAATATTAATTTTCTCGAAAGCAAAGAAAATCCTACACCTGTTTCGGTAATGGCAAGCGGGAAATGGTTAACAAAAGACGGAAAGGAAGTTGGTGAATTTCCAAAAATAGATTGGGGGAGATATGGCTTTAATCCGCTTGAAATTAATTGGAGCTTAACTTCTGAAGATATGCAATTTTCCATGCCGTTTGGACTGAAAATGGAAAATTCAGTTATTATTAAGCCGTATTCTGTTTCGACTGATGTTGCGGTAGAGAGTTTAGACTACTCACACGATGAATGCTTCTTTATGCTGATTAATCGTGAAGGAAAGTGGCGCATAAACACATTGTTAAAAGGTTTTGCGACAAAGCTTGATGGTTTAGCAAGCTCATTTTCTAATACAGGCGACTTTATTTTAATTGGCAAAAATAAAAGTGCAATGGTAAATGCCTTCAATAGAATGAAGGAAATTGGCGGTGGAATCGTTATTGCTGAAAGTGATAAAATCATTCATGAAATTCCTTTAGCGTTAAAAGGAATGATGTCTGATTCACGAGTTGAGACACTAATTAAACAAGAGAAACAGCTAATGAGCATTTTAAAAGCGAGAGGATATATGTTTGCGGATCCTATTTATACGCTGCTTTTTTTTTCATCTACTCATTTACCATATATTCGTGCTACGCAACAAGGGTTATTTGATGTGATGAATAAAATAATACTCTTTCCATCAATAATGCGTTAA
- a CDS encoding DUF3048 domain-containing protein, with amino-acid sequence MIKKWFVIGIAIFMIVSGCSKSQQETDQNKNETPVKENDPTNSSSYPLTGISTKDVTNNRAVAVMINNHPEARPQSGLHEADIVYEVLAEGKVTRFLAIFQSEQPSQIGPVRSARDYYIDLAKGYDSLFVSHGYSPDAKKMLDSGYVDHIDGMVYDGTLFKRADFRQSPHNSYITYKNIVKGAKENKYKMDQAPEKLSFLTEDEVDAISGEDAVSVTVNYFSDLFSARYEYDEDLGKFTRFSNGEQTIDLDSEEPILLDNIFIIEAEHKVIDDAGRRAINFKSGGKGYLLQKGKWNEVEWKNIDGKILPFTNGKEAALVPGKTWINVIPDDQGLEQLVSFD; translated from the coding sequence ATGATAAAAAAATGGTTTGTGATTGGAATCGCTATATTCATGATCGTTTCTGGCTGCAGTAAAAGCCAACAAGAAACAGATCAAAACAAAAATGAAACACCAGTTAAAGAAAATGATCCAACTAACTCATCCAGCTATCCTTTAACAGGAATCAGTACAAAGGATGTTACGAATAATCGAGCTGTGGCAGTGATGATTAATAACCATCCAGAAGCACGCCCCCAGTCGGGATTGCATGAAGCAGATATTGTTTATGAAGTGCTAGCAGAAGGAAAAGTAACCCGTTTTCTTGCGATTTTTCAAAGTGAACAGCCTTCGCAAATAGGTCCAGTTCGCAGTGCAAGGGATTATTATATTGACTTGGCGAAAGGCTATGACAGCTTATTTGTTTCACACGGTTACAGTCCAGATGCAAAAAAAATGCTCGATAGCGGTTATGTTGATCATATAGATGGAATGGTTTATGACGGCACCTTATTTAAACGTGCTGATTTTCGTCAGTCGCCCCATAATTCGTACATTACGTACAAAAATATTGTCAAAGGTGCAAAAGAAAATAAATATAAAATGGATCAGGCTCCAGAGAAGCTGTCATTTTTAACAGAGGATGAGGTGGACGCTATAAGTGGAGAGGATGCGGTATCTGTTACTGTGAACTATTTTTCTGATTTATTTTCTGCTCGCTATGAGTATGATGAAGATTTAGGAAAGTTCACACGATTTTCAAACGGTGAACAAACAATCGACTTAGATTCGGAAGAGCCGATTCTTCTCGATAACATTTTCATTATTGAAGCTGAACATAAAGTGATTGATGATGCAGGCCGCCGTGCGATTAATTTTAAATCAGGCGGTAAAGGCTACTTGCTTCAAAAAGGAAAGTGGAACGAAGTTGAATGGAAAAACATAGATGGTAAAATCTTGCCGTTTACTAATGGGAAAGAGGCAGCACTTGTACCAGGAAAAACATGGATTAATGTTATCCCGGATGATCAAGGATTAGAGCAACTAGTCTCTTTCGATTAG
- a CDS encoding YerC/YecD family TrpR-related protein gives MQIDKLRGRELDQLFNAILSLKDLEECYLFFDDLCTANEIQSLAQRLEVARMLQKGKTYHKIETETGASTATISRVKRCLNYGNDAYEMVLNRLQEKEQTSINE, from the coding sequence ATGCAAATTGATAAATTAAGAGGAAGAGAACTTGACCAACTGTTTAATGCCATTTTATCGTTAAAAGATTTAGAGGAGTGCTATCTCTTTTTTGATGACTTATGTACTGCTAATGAAATTCAGTCATTAGCACAACGTTTGGAAGTGGCTAGAATGCTTCAAAAAGGAAAAACCTATCATAAGATTGAAACAGAGACAGGCGCAAGTACAGCAACTATTTCTCGTGTAAAACGCTGCTTAAACTATGGGAACGATGCATATGAAATGGTATTAAATCGATTGCAGGAAAAAGAACAAACTTCGATAAATGAATAA
- a CDS encoding heptaprenylglyceryl phosphate synthase: protein MYDVREWRHIFKLDPNKSISDLDLAKICESGTDAVIVGGSDGVTLENVLDLLSRIRRYTVPCILEVSTIESVTPGFDLYFIPTVLNSQDTKWVLDLHHEAVKQYGGIMNWDEIFVEGYCILNQACKAAKLTEANTDLHSEDVLAYAMMAEKMFKLPIFYLEYSGTFGDVELVAKVKSTLENTVLFYGGGIETKEQAQQMAEAADTIVVGNVVYSNLEAALQTVQAVKRK, encoded by the coding sequence ATGTACGATGTTCGAGAATGGCGCCATATCTTTAAACTCGATCCTAATAAATCTATTTCGGATCTCGATTTAGCGAAAATTTGCGAGTCTGGGACAGACGCGGTAATAGTCGGCGGATCTGATGGCGTTACATTAGAGAATGTCCTTGATTTATTATCAAGAATTAGGCGCTATACCGTACCTTGTATCCTTGAAGTATCAACGATTGAATCAGTGACACCTGGATTTGATTTGTATTTTATTCCTACTGTCTTAAATAGTCAAGATACAAAGTGGGTCCTCGATCTTCACCACGAAGCAGTAAAACAATATGGTGGCATAATGAATTGGGATGAAATATTTGTTGAAGGTTATTGCATTTTAAATCAAGCTTGTAAAGCAGCAAAGTTAACTGAAGCGAATACCGACCTACATAGTGAAGATGTATTGGCATATGCAATGATGGCAGAAAAAATGTTCAAGCTTCCTATTTTCTATCTTGAATACAGCGGAACGTTTGGTGATGTAGAATTAGTTGCCAAAGTGAAAAGCACGTTAGAGAATACGGTTTTGTTTTATGGAGGAGGGATTGAAACGAAAGAACAAGCACAACAAATGGCTGAAGCGGCTGATACAATTGTCGTCGGAAATGTTGTGTACAGCAATTTAGAAGCAGCATTACAAACGGTGCAAGCCGTAAAAAGAAAATAG